In a single window of the Necator americanus strain Aroian chromosome X, whole genome shotgun sequence genome:
- a CDS encoding hypothetical protein (NECATOR_CHRX.G21452.T1), which yields MEHLRSLVNLFIAELAFCDRSDDLDLTPHGRTEIDVERERLTFILRKCLLRELGPSLGAEKLANILLAIASFVDISEKRRNYLEDENPVQKPVLIDNEIDECIPGDSQLYQTRSAVSIHGNPGQFGVARRLEINATKKCDNGLEKFERPEDFELI from the exons ATGGAACACCTTCGAAGTTTAGTCAACCTCTTTATTGCTGAGTTAGCATTCTGTGATCGATCAG ACGATCTGGATTTGACACCTCACGGCCGAACGGAAATCGATGTAGAACGGGAGCGTCTAACATTTATCCTGAGAAAG TGCCTTCTACGTGAACTTGGTCCCAGTTTGGGTGCGGAAAAACTCGCCAACATCCTGCTTGCAATCGCTTCATTTGTTGATATTTCGGAGAAAAGACGAAATTATTTGGAA GATGAAAACCCTGTTCAAAAACCAGTTCTTATCGATAATGAGATTGATGAATGTATTCCCGGTGATAGCCAATTGTATCAGACC AGGTCAGCAGTATCGATCCACGGTAATCCCGGGCAATTTGGGGTAGCTAGGCGTCTCGAGATAAATGCGACGAAAAAATGCGACAATGGACTGGAGAAATTCGAAAGACCTGAGGATTTTGAACTTATTTAA
- a CDS encoding hypothetical protein (NECATOR_CHRX.G21453.T3), giving the protein MGFSSELVCITRFNVSVRRRCAVWNQSILLSFVRSARTPIPQRTGHLDTIALLRTAFCYEYHSFLDEIVVIHCLIDESTVSANNSYWGDEKHADAVYAVYLKKVRYVPPPGYDGVPRYRAIDPDRPQLQCPCPGSDHLQWESVKERVIKAGTMEKLVECLVGADGTMDSRHFNVFFATYRAFAEPMNVLDRLLRRYESLENEVNSSTSALVIQNSIRSILICWLDMYPEDFYDPECDFSMLTNILDFGQRSKLSDLRAKSRKLLERFKHVQEEGGMIAALPSLDQLAYAFGYDASEYSKNPQERVKMFDVGSENCVQIAEQLTFWDAELFRELIIHQCQGCVWSKRHRLPNEKVYTVKATIDQFNAVSQRVMTSIVLPDCRPDFRAKIIAKWIDIARELRALKNFSSLKAVLSSLQSEPVHRLKSVWALVPSRSMAQFRDLSAIYDMDEEGDERNARRILEQEGTAKSSPLRRPQLVQNCRRTKSDVNLAECQGTVPYLGSFLTDLTMIDQCTQDFTEDGLINFEKRRKEFEVLAKLRLFQSAARAYHIPMDRVFCAWFHFLPCLSEKECFNRSLEVEQPTVVSTPDLNSRHNTSQSNGNSNVLAKSNTLARLFNSSKLSEDGNANVSHSHSHSHSHSQSSYADPVVESTLAAISPMAVRLSSDSCTNYEEWIDGRVDGGPPGPVSLSRTMSRTAPGVQSFTAPSTPASSVSYKGCEFSPLDVFPHKRAYSGDSTQELEASISATIPECSRVCSEHSRMDCFDTPSCSASVPDHIKRGLHQSDASTCSSSSYQSSGPQADSGSFHLARVGLDDECQSSVGCANYKCIKVKNGDRMNELITRALEKHLIESQEDEYCLVQLLPNGGEFQLPDKCNPYYAVAPDPSSPMLNLLLRKRKDGAKGDGSSPQVGPATKKLNKMKRSNLLRWSSGYL; this is encoded by the exons atG GGATTTTCAAGCGAACTTGTGTGCATAACCCGATTTAATGTGTCAGTGAGGCGGCGGTGCGCTGTCTGGAATCAATCGATATTGCTGTCGTTCGTTCGGTCCGCTCGCACCCCCATCCCTCAACGGACGGGTCATCTCGACACAATTGCGCTGCTGCGCACTGCATTTTGCTATGAATATCACTCATTCCTGGATGAGATCGTAGT GATCCATTGCTTGATAGATGAAAGTACTGTGTCTGCGAACAATTCG TACTGGGGTGACGAAAAACACGCG GACGCAGTGTACGCCGTTTATCTGAAAAAGGTCAGATATGTTCCTCCTCCAGGTTACGACGGTGTACCG AGGTACCGTGCCATCGATCCGGACCGTCCTCAACTTCAATGTCCGTGCCCAGGATCAGATCATCTCCAATGGGAAAGTGTGAAGGAGCGTGTGATAAAAGCCGGTACCATGGAAAAGCTTGTG GAATGCCTCGTGGGTGCAGATGGCACAATGGATTCTCGACATTTCAACGTATTTTTTGCCACATATAGAGCATTTGCGGAACCTATGAATGTGCTAGATAG ATTACTTCGTCGCTATGAGTCACTTGAAAATGAGGTGAACTCGAGTACATCCGCTCTTGTTATACAAAA TTCTATCCGATCAATATTGATCTGCTGGTTGGACATGTATCCGGAGGATTTTTACGATCCCGAATGCGATTTCTCTATGCTTACGAACATACTGGATTTTGGGCAACGCAGCAAGTTATCCGACTTACGAGCTAAGTCAAGAAAGCTACTGGAACGCTTCAAGCATGTTCAGGAAGAAGGCGGCATGATAG CCGCTCTTCCATCCCTAGATCAGCTTGCTTATGCTTTTGGTTACGATGCTtctgaatattcgaaaaatccGCAGGAGAG AGTGAAGATGTTCGACGTGGGGAGCGAAAATTGTGTCCAGATTGCAGAGCAATTAACATTTTGGGATGCG GAACTCTTCCGTGAACTCATCATCCATCAATGTCAAGGATGTGTATGGTCAAAAAGGCATAGGTTACCAAATGAAAAGGTGTACACAGTGAAAGCAACCATTGATCAG TTCAATGCAGTCTCACAACGGGTCATGACGAGTATCGTTCTGCCAGACTGTCGACCTGATTTTCGGGCCAAGATAATCGCCAAATGGATCGATATTGCGAGA GAACTCCGAGCTCTGAAGAACTTCTCGTCGTTGAAAGCGGTCTTGTCGAGCCTTCAGTCTGAACCAGTGCATCGCTTGAAATCTGTGTGGGCCCTTGTTCCGAG TCGATCTATGGCGCAGTTCCGCGATCTGTCAGCAATTTACGACATGGACGAGGAGGGTGACGAACGGAACGCTCGACGAATACTGGAGCAG GAAGGAACAGCCAAAAGTTCACCACTCAGACGTCCCCAACTCGTTCAGAACTGTCGGCGAACAAAGAGTGATGTAAATTTAGCGGAATGTCAGGGCACGGTGCCGTATTTGGGCTCGTTCCTTACGGATTTAACAATGATAGATCAATGCACTCAGGATTTTACTGAag atggATTGATCAACTTCGAGAAACGTCGTAAGGAATTTGAAGTGCTGGCAAAGCTTCGACTTTTCCAGTCAGCTGCTCGTGCTTATCACATACCCATGGATCGCGTGTTCTGTGCATGGTTTCACTTTTTACCGTGCTTATCCGAGAAGGAGTG TTTCAATCGTTCTTTGGAAGTCGAACAGCCAACGGTAGTTTCAACGCCCGATCTTAATTCGCGTCACAACACATCACAATCCAATGGAAACTCCAATGTATTGGCAAAAAG CAACACACTCGCTCGTCTATTCAATTCGTCGAAACTTAGTGAAGATGGGAATGCGAATGTTTCGCATTCGCATTCGCACTCTCATTCGCATTCTCAATCCAGCTATGCCGATCCAGTCGTCGAATCTACCTTAGCCGCTATATCCCCGATGGCTGTCCGACTCTCGAGTGACAGTTGCACCAATTATGAAGAATGGATCGACGGTCGTGTTGATGGAGGACCTCCTGGACCC GTGTCGCTTTCACGGACGATGTCTCGGACAGCGCCAGGTGTTCAATCATTTACAGCACCGTCAACGCCTGCAAGCTCAGTGTCCTACAAAG GATGCGAATTCTCACCTCTTGATGTGTTTCCTCACAAAAGAGCGTACAGTGGTGACTCAACGCAGGAACTGGAAGCCTCTATTTCCGCAACTATTCCGGAGTGTTCG agAGTGTGTTCTGAACATTCACGTATGGACTGTTTTGACACACCTAGCTGCAGTGCTTCCGTGCCAGATCATATCAAACGAGGATTGCATCAGAGTGAT GCATCCACCTGCTCATCATCCTCATACCAGTCCTCTGGACCTCAAGCAGATAGTGGATCTTTTCATCTAGCTCGAGTAGGGCTCGATGATGAATGTCAATCATCTGTAGGTTGTGCGAATTACAAGTGCATTAAa GTAAAAAACGGTGATCGTATGAACGAATTAATAACCAGAGCACTAGAGAAACACCTTATAGAGAGCCAAGAAGATGAATACTGCCTTGTGCAATTGCTTCCAAATGGAG GCGAATTTCAACTTCCGGATAAATGTAATCCGTACTATGCAGTAGCACCAGATCCTTCGTCTCCTATGCTGAACCTTTTATTACG aaaacgCAAAGATGGCGCAAAAGGTGACGGATCATCGCCACAGGTTGGTCCTGCAACGAAAAAGctcaacaaaatgaaaagatcgAATCTTCTAAGATGGAGCAGCGGATATCTATAA
- a CDS encoding hypothetical protein (NECATOR_CHRX.G21451.T1): MPSGIVVLNLCVFALVTAAPEYELIDSLPNLVEPMRSKQYSGYLSISSVKQLFYWYIESENNPENDPVILWLNGGPGCSSLEGLFVEMGPFRVNNYGESVTRNPWTWNRYANIIYLDAPAGVGFSLRLDGLWNYTDTEVANDNLLALKTWFQKFPERKHNDLYVAGESYAGTYVPMLSALLIHEDDFYNFKGMLIGNGCVDDVLNQNSLVEYNYNHGFIDESFYRSAVKKCCNNDPDNCDFYSMSRNESEYCFNESTYLTSANFFTGLDPYFLYYSCYLNPEDAPIPTQVSTTILRTHLRRMKNIAKVFRDFEAQPACAHYNDSTVYLQRQDVRYALHILAPAPPYESCNEQIADQYDFGDKHLVDQQENVRNVVNANKTALLFYGDTDTLCNAVHGSQFASKLGLQEIAPLRPYLDNEQLPQTIGLLTQYEGLDFLTIRGAGHFPASSNEKPKETLQVFVNFLKKIPYDTPISHDIPYVPPTGTLTPPAPIPANWDADPFLIKRLPNLNEPMYSKQYTGYLSVSNTKKLFYWYIESENNPTEDPVVLWLNGGPGCSSLEGLFVEMGPFRAKNFGANIERNKWTWNRFANIIYMDAPAGVGFSVDLNGTHSFTDDEVADDNHIAIREWFKKFPDRRMNDFYVAGESYGGTYVPMLSARLVDDAKNFPQFKGMLIGNGCVDDRLQYNSLVGYNYDHSFIDENQYRFTVDLCCNDNSTYECDFYKMSLDTSENICQNESLALNTANLETGLDPFFLYYTCRLDEPDPVISMSSIVLKTHFKKIGYEQALPSCSHYNDSTVYLQRSDVRRALNIPDIVPEYESCNDELANLYDLNETHYFSQSGNFKKVIKAAKRVALFYGDVDSICNAIHGAQFVYDLGLKLAIPLSPYLDQEQKPPTIGFVTKYEGLDFLTVRGAGHFVSSSNEKPKEALQLFLNFLRKMDYGTPIDYNPPTTSSPSKSTSSTSPSTSRKYSTPTTTEGVTEVVSPSENSSSMFSEILMLIVGFLICTTS, encoded by the exons TGAAAGTGTCACCAGAAATCCGTGGACGTGGAATCGT TACGCGAACATCATTTATTTGGATGCACCGGCCGGTGTCGGCTTCTCCCTTCGTCTTGACGGACTATGGAATTACACGGATACCGAAGTAGCAAACGATAACCTTCTAGCGCTGAAAACATGGTTTCAG aagtttccCGAACGCAAACACAATGATCTCTACGTAGCTGGTGAATCTTATGCTGGAACATACGTTCCAATGCTTTCCGCTTTACTAATTCATGAGGATGACTTTTATAAtttcaaa GGTATGTTGATAGGTAATGGATGTGTTGATGATGTTTTGAATCAGAACTCATTGGTAGAGTACAACTACAATCATGGATTTATAGACGAAAG TTTCTACCGCTCTGCAGTCAAAAAATGCTGCAATAATGACCCGGACAATTGCGATTTTTATTCGATGTCTAGGAATGAGTCTGAATATTGTTTTAACGAG AGTACTTATCTGACCTCGGCTAACTTCTTCACTGGACTTGATCCTTACTTCCTCTATTACTCGTGCTACTTAAATCCTGAAGATGCTCCCATTCCTACGCAAGTATCAACAACAATATTACGAACACATTTGAGGAGGATGAAAAACATTGCAAAG GTATTTCGAGATTTTGAGGCACAACCTGCTTGTGCTCATTATAATGACTCAACGGTCTATCTTCAACGTCAGGATGTTCGGTATGCTCTGCATATTTTAGCCCCAGCTCCACCATATGAAAGTTGCAA CGAGCAAATTGCGGATCAGTATGATTTCGGAGATAAACACCTTGTAGATCAACAAGAAAATGTTAGGAATGTCGTAAATGCGAACAAAACT GCATTACTTTTCTATGGAGATACGGATACACTATGTAACGCTGTTCATGGATCTCAATTTGCCTCAAAATTAGGACTTCAAGAAATTGCACCGCTTCGACCGTATCTGGATAATGAACAACTCCCTCAAACTATAGGACTTCTGACTCAATACGAAG GTTTGGATTTCCTCACAATCCGTGGAGCTGGACATTTTCCAGCTTCCAGTAATGAGAAACCAAAGGAAACGCTACAAGTGTTCGTTAACTTCCTGAAGAAGATCCCTTACGACACACCTATAAGCCATGATATCCCATACGTACCTCCAACAGGCACATTAACCCCTCCAGCACCAATACCAGCAAATTGGGACGCTGACCCATTCCTAATAAAAAGACTACCGAATCTAAATGAGCCAATGTATTCGAAACAATACACCGGGTACCTGAGCGTCAGCAATACAAAAAAGTTGTTCTATTG GTATATCGAGTCCGAAAATAATCCTACCGAAGATCCAGTAGTTTTATGGCTTAATGGAGGCCCTGGATGTTCGTCATTGGAAGGACTTTTCGTTGAAATGGGACCATTTAG AGCAAAAAATTTTGGTGCTAACATTGAACGAAATAAATGGACATGGAACAGG TTTGCTAATATAATTTATATGGATGCTCCGGCAGGAGTTGGATTTTCCGTTGATTTAAACGGTACTCATTCCTTCACCGATGATGAAGTAGCCGATGATAATCATATAGCTATTAGGGAATGGTTTAAG AAATTCCCGGATCGTCGCATGAACGACTTTTATGTGGCTGGAGAATCCTATGGTGGCACATACGTTCCAATGTTATCCGCTCGACTTGTTGATGATGCTAAGAATTTCCCTCAGTTTAAG GGTATGCTTATTGGTAATGGTTGTGTGGATGATCGACTTCAATATAATTCACTAGTTGGTTACAATTACGATCATTCTTTCATAGATGAAAA ccAATATCGTTTCACCGTCGATTTATGTTGCAATGACAATTCAACCTACGAATGCGACTTTTATAAAATGTCACTGGACACGAGTGAAAATATCTGCCAAAACGAG tCACTTGCACTTAACACAGCCAACCTGGAAACCGGTCTTGATCCTTTCTTCCTGTACTATACATGCCGACTTGATGAGCCTGATCCAGTGATCAGCATGAGTTCAATTGTGCTTAAGACACATTTTAAGAAGATTGGATATGAACAG GCCTTACCATCCTGTTCACACTACAACGATTCTACCGTATATCTTCAAAGAAGCGATGTTCGACGAGCGCTAAATATTCCTGATATAGTTCCAGAATATGAGAGTTGCAA TGATGAACTTGCGAATCTTTACGATCTCAATGAAACACACTATTTCTCACAAAGtggaaactttaaaaaagtaattaaagCTGCTAAGAGG GTGGCTCTATTCTACGGAGATGTGGATTCCATATGTAATGCAATCCACGGAGCACAATTTGTCTATGACCTAGGCCTGAAGTTGGCAATCCCGCTATCTCCTTATCTAGACCAGGAACAGAAACCACCAACTATTGGTTTCGTCACTAAATATGAAG GTCTCGACTTCCTTACTGTACGAGGAGCTGGTCATTTTGTATCGTCATCGAatgaaaaaccaaaagaagcACTTCAACTGTTTCTAAACTTCTTACGGAAGATGGACTACGGTACTCCTATCGACTACAATCCTCCAACAACCTCATCTCCCTCGAAATCAACATCTTCGACGTCACCATCTACCTCGAGAAAATATTCTACCCCTACTACTACTGAAGGCGTTACTGAAGTCGTTTCTCCAAGTGAGAATTCTTCATCAATGTTCTCTGAAATTTTGATGCTTATTGTAGGCTTTTTGATATGTACAACCAGTTGA
- a CDS encoding hypothetical protein (NECATOR_CHRX.G21453.T1), producing MAMVKYWGDEKHADAVYAVYLKKVRYVPPPGYDGVPRYRAIDPDRPQLQCPCPGSDHLQWESVKERVIKAGTMEKLVECLVGADGTMDSRHFNVFFATYRAFAEPMNVLDRLLRRYESLENEVNSSTSALVIQNSIRSILICWLDMYPEDFYDPECDFSMLTNILDFGQRSKLSDLRAKSRKLLERFKHVQEEGGMIAALPSLDQLAYAFGYDASEYSKNPQERVKMFDVGSENCVQIAEQLTFWDAELFRELIIHQCQGCVWSKRHRLPNEKVYTVKATIDQFNAVSQRVMTSIVLPDCRPDFRAKIIAKWIDIARELRALKNFSSLKAVLSSLQSEPVHRLKSVWALVPSRSMAQFRDLSAIYDMDEEGDERNARRILEQEGTAKSSPLRRPQLVQNCRRTKSDVNLAECQGTVPYLGSFLTDLTMIDQCTQDFTEDGLINFEKRRKEFEVLAKLRLFQSAARAYHIPMDRVFCAWFHFLPCLSEKECFNRSLEVEQPTVVSTPDLNSRHNTSQSNGNSNVLAKSNTLARLFNSSKLSEDGNANVSHSHSHSHSHSQSSYADPVVESTLAAISPMAVRLSSDSCTNYEEWIDGRVDGGPPGPVSLSRTMSRTAPGVQSFTAPSTPASSVSYKGGRSTFYQQRIGCEFSPLDVFPHKRAYSGDSTQELEASISATIPECSRVCSEHSRMDCFDTPSCSASVPDHIKRGLHQSDASTCSSSSYQSSGPQADSGSFHLARVGLDDECQSSVGCANYKCIKVKNGDRMNELITRALEKHLIESQEDEYCLVQLLPNGGEFQLPDKCNPYYAVAPDPSSPMLNLLLRKRKDGAKGDGSSPQVGPATKKLNKMKRSNLLRWSSGYL from the exons ATGGCAATGGTCAAGTACTGGGGTGACGAAAAACACGCG GACGCAGTGTACGCCGTTTATCTGAAAAAGGTCAGATATGTTCCTCCTCCAGGTTACGACGGTGTACCG AGGTACCGTGCCATCGATCCGGACCGTCCTCAACTTCAATGTCCGTGCCCAGGATCAGATCATCTCCAATGGGAAAGTGTGAAGGAGCGTGTGATAAAAGCCGGTACCATGGAAAAGCTTGTG GAATGCCTCGTGGGTGCAGATGGCACAATGGATTCTCGACATTTCAACGTATTTTTTGCCACATATAGAGCATTTGCGGAACCTATGAATGTGCTAGATAG ATTACTTCGTCGCTATGAGTCACTTGAAAATGAGGTGAACTCGAGTACATCCGCTCTTGTTATACAAAA TTCTATCCGATCAATATTGATCTGCTGGTTGGACATGTATCCGGAGGATTTTTACGATCCCGAATGCGATTTCTCTATGCTTACGAACATACTGGATTTTGGGCAACGCAGCAAGTTATCCGACTTACGAGCTAAGTCAAGAAAGCTACTGGAACGCTTCAAGCATGTTCAGGAAGAAGGCGGCATGATAG CCGCTCTTCCATCCCTAGATCAGCTTGCTTATGCTTTTGGTTACGATGCTtctgaatattcgaaaaatccGCAGGAGAG AGTGAAGATGTTCGACGTGGGGAGCGAAAATTGTGTCCAGATTGCAGAGCAATTAACATTTTGGGATGCG GAACTCTTCCGTGAACTCATCATCCATCAATGTCAAGGATGTGTATGGTCAAAAAGGCATAGGTTACCAAATGAAAAGGTGTACACAGTGAAAGCAACCATTGATCAG TTCAATGCAGTCTCACAACGGGTCATGACGAGTATCGTTCTGCCAGACTGTCGACCTGATTTTCGGGCCAAGATAATCGCCAAATGGATCGATATTGCGAGA GAACTCCGAGCTCTGAAGAACTTCTCGTCGTTGAAAGCGGTCTTGTCGAGCCTTCAGTCTGAACCAGTGCATCGCTTGAAATCTGTGTGGGCCCTTGTTCCGAG TCGATCTATGGCGCAGTTCCGCGATCTGTCAGCAATTTACGACATGGACGAGGAGGGTGACGAACGGAACGCTCGACGAATACTGGAGCAG GAAGGAACAGCCAAAAGTTCACCACTCAGACGTCCCCAACTCGTTCAGAACTGTCGGCGAACAAAGAGTGATGTAAATTTAGCGGAATGTCAGGGCACGGTGCCGTATTTGGGCTCGTTCCTTACGGATTTAACAATGATAGATCAATGCACTCAGGATTTTACTGAag atggATTGATCAACTTCGAGAAACGTCGTAAGGAATTTGAAGTGCTGGCAAAGCTTCGACTTTTCCAGTCAGCTGCTCGTGCTTATCACATACCCATGGATCGCGTGTTCTGTGCATGGTTTCACTTTTTACCGTGCTTATCCGAGAAGGAGTG TTTCAATCGTTCTTTGGAAGTCGAACAGCCAACGGTAGTTTCAACGCCCGATCTTAATTCGCGTCACAACACATCACAATCCAATGGAAACTCCAATGTATTGGCAAAAAG CAACACACTCGCTCGTCTATTCAATTCGTCGAAACTTAGTGAAGATGGGAATGCGAATGTTTCGCATTCGCATTCGCACTCTCATTCGCATTCTCAATCCAGCTATGCCGATCCAGTCGTCGAATCTACCTTAGCCGCTATATCCCCGATGGCTGTCCGACTCTCGAGTGACAGTTGCACCAATTATGAAGAATGGATCGACGGTCGTGTTGATGGAGGACCTCCTGGACCC GTGTCGCTTTCACGGACGATGTCTCGGACAGCGCCAGGTGTTCAATCATTTACAGCACCGTCAACGCCTGCAAGCTCAGTGTCCTACAAAGGTGGAAGGTCTACATTTTATCAGCAACGTATCG GATGCGAATTCTCACCTCTTGATGTGTTTCCTCACAAAAGAGCGTACAGTGGTGACTCAACGCAGGAACTGGAAGCCTCTATTTCCGCAACTATTCCGGAGTGTTCG agAGTGTGTTCTGAACATTCACGTATGGACTGTTTTGACACACCTAGCTGCAGTGCTTCCGTGCCAGATCATATCAAACGAGGATTGCATCAGAGTGAT GCATCCACCTGCTCATCATCCTCATACCAGTCCTCTGGACCTCAAGCAGATAGTGGATCTTTTCATCTAGCTCGAGTAGGGCTCGATGATGAATGTCAATCATCTGTAGGTTGTGCGAATTACAAGTGCATTAAa GTAAAAAACGGTGATCGTATGAACGAATTAATAACCAGAGCACTAGAGAAACACCTTATAGAGAGCCAAGAAGATGAATACTGCCTTGTGCAATTGCTTCCAAATGGAG GCGAATTTCAACTTCCGGATAAATGTAATCCGTACTATGCAGTAGCACCAGATCCTTCGTCTCCTATGCTGAACCTTTTATTACG aaaacgCAAAGATGGCGCAAAAGGTGACGGATCATCGCCACAGGTTGGTCCTGCAACGAAAAAGctcaacaaaatgaaaagatcgAATCTTCTAAGATGGAGCAGCGGATATCTATAA